Proteins from a genomic interval of Acidimicrobiia bacterium:
- a CDS encoding pilus assembly protein TadG-related protein, translating to MEVRGPLEASFVRQTRGNKSEYGSVLPLMAVLLVATAAAIWGLATYGSLLIERAEAQSAADAAALAAGLGSDDDARLVANANGATLVWIKRSGAQVEVKVQVGRAHARARAEIERHYQGPRYETASIP from the coding sequence ATGGAAGTACGTGGACCGCTCGAAGCAAGTTTTGTTCGCCAAACTCGAGGTAACAAGAGCGAATACGGTTCGGTGTTGCCCTTAATGGCCGTGCTACTAGTCGCAACGGCGGCCGCTATTTGGGGTCTGGCCACTTATGGGTCTCTGTTAATTGAACGTGCTGAAGCTCAAAGCGCAGCTGACGCCGCAGCTTTAGCGGCAGGCCTAGGCAGCGACGACGACGCCCGCCTGGTGGCCAATGCCAACGGCGCAACTCTTGTGTGGATAAAGCGCAGCGGTGCCCAGGTGGAAGTAAAGGTGCAAGTAGGCCGAGCTCATGCTCGTGCTCGTGCCGAAATCGAGCGGCATTACCAAGGGCCAC